In one Burkholderiales bacterium GJ-E10 genomic region, the following are encoded:
- a CDS encoding signal transduction histidine kinase, nitrogen specific, NtrB, with the protein MEAELDLLSIAVLLVDRAGIVRRANAAAETTFDLSRRLLEGHAARSLFVQSVQIDELLAGVPADGEFPQRRLLMAVRRSLREPLPVVVIAGPAAAEGLALVLEVFDPGVVGRVMREDRRADISETNRRLLRNLAHEIRNPLGGIRGAAQLLESELSGADQREYTRVIISEADRLQSLLDRVLAPGGGRRGPRVVEAINIHEVCERVRSVILAEHPVGLAVVRDYDASIPEIQADREQLIQVLLNVVRNAAQALAARIAQGDAQIVLRTRIARQVTFARFHCPLALDLRVIDNGPGVSEEIRERVFDPLVSGREGGSGLGLALAQGYIEDNGGMIDFETEPGRTEFRILLPIDRAPSETMG; encoded by the coding sequence ATGGAAGCGGAACTCGATCTCCTGTCCATCGCCGTGCTGCTGGTCGACCGCGCCGGCATCGTCCGCCGCGCCAACGCCGCGGCGGAGACGACCTTCGATCTTTCCCGGCGCCTCCTCGAAGGGCATGCGGCCCGGTCGCTGTTCGTGCAGTCGGTCCAGATCGATGAACTGCTAGCGGGCGTTCCGGCGGACGGCGAGTTTCCGCAGCGACGTCTGCTGATGGCGGTGCGCCGCTCGCTGCGCGAGCCCCTGCCGGTGGTGGTGATCGCCGGTCCCGCCGCCGCGGAGGGTCTGGCGCTGGTCCTCGAAGTGTTTGACCCCGGGGTGGTCGGCAGGGTGATGCGGGAGGACCGTCGTGCCGACATCAGCGAGACCAACCGGCGCTTGTTGCGCAATCTGGCGCATGAGATCCGCAACCCGTTGGGCGGGATTCGCGGCGCGGCGCAATTGCTCGAGTCGGAACTGTCCGGCGCCGACCAGCGCGAATACACGCGCGTCATCATTTCCGAGGCCGACCGCCTGCAATCGTTGCTCGACCGGGTGCTGGCGCCCGGTGGCGGCCGGCGCGGCCCGCGCGTCGTCGAGGCGATCAACATCCACGAGGTCTGCGAACGGGTGCGTTCGGTCATTCTGGCTGAGCATCCGGTGGGGCTGGCGGTGGTGCGCGACTACGATGCGTCGATTCCCGAAATCCAGGCCGACCGGGAGCAGTTGATCCAGGTGCTGCTCAACGTCGTGCGCAACGCCGCCCAGGCGCTGGCGGCGCGCATCGCGCAGGGCGATGCGCAGATCGTGCTGCGCACGCGGATCGCGCGGCAGGTGACGTTCGCGCGCTTTCATTGTCCGTTGGCATTGGATTTGCGTGTCATCGACAACGGTCCGGGGGTTTCCGAGGAAATCCGTGAGCGGGTGTTCGACCCGCTCGTTTCGGGCCGGGAGGGCGGCAGTGGCCTGGGGTTGGCGCTGGCGCAGGGGTACATCGAAGACAACGGAGGCATGATCGATTTCGAGACCGAACCGGGGCGAACGGAGTTCCGGATTCTGTTGCCGATCGATCGGGCGCCAAGCGAGACGATGGGGTGA
- a CDS encoding phosphate ABC transporter, permease protein PstA — protein sequence MAASLISLPRTVERRYRRRRAANVLANLLGFVATAFGLLCLSWILLVTVRNGIRAMTPAIFTQITPPPGDDGGLANALVGSLLMSAMGIAIGAPIGVAAGTYLSEFAERRPALRELVRFVNDILLSAPSIVLGLFIYTVAVRPVGHFSGWAGALALSLIVLPVVVRTTDETLRLVPNVMREAALSLGIPRWKVTVQILYRAAAPGILTGILLGLARISGETAPLLFTALNNQYWAPNLNSPTASVPIVIFQFAMSPYDSWHALAWAGAFIVTLFVLLLSVGTRALLLRNRIEGRS from the coding sequence ATGGCCGCTTCGTTGATCTCGCTGCCTCGCACCGTCGAACGGCGCTACCGTCGCCGCCGCGCCGCCAACGTGCTCGCCAATCTGCTGGGGTTCGTGGCCACGGCGTTCGGCCTGCTCTGCCTCTCCTGGATCCTGCTCGTGACCGTCCGCAACGGCATCCGCGCGATGACCCCGGCGATCTTCACGCAGATCACCCCGCCGCCGGGCGATGACGGCGGCCTGGCCAACGCCCTGGTCGGGAGCCTGCTGATGAGCGCCATGGGCATCGCGATCGGCGCACCGATCGGCGTGGCCGCGGGAACCTATCTTTCGGAATTCGCCGAGCGCCGCCCCGCGCTGCGCGAACTGGTCCGCTTCGTGAACGACATCCTGCTGTCGGCGCCGTCCATCGTGCTGGGGCTGTTCATCTACACCGTGGCGGTCCGGCCGGTCGGACATTTCTCCGGCTGGGCCGGCGCCCTCGCCTTGAGCCTCATCGTCCTGCCGGTCGTCGTCCGGACCACCGACGAAACGCTGCGCCTTGTCCCCAACGTGATGCGCGAGGCCGCGCTGTCGCTGGGGATCCCGCGCTGGAAGGTGACGGTGCAGATCCTCTATCGCGCCGCCGCGCCCGGCATTCTCACCGGCATCCTGCTGGGCCTGGCCCGGATCAGCGGCGAAACCGCGCCCCTGCTCTTCACCGCCCTGAACAACCAGTACTGGGCGCCCAACCTCAACTCGCCGACGGCGAGCGTGCCGATCGTGATCTTCCAGTTCGCCATGAGCCCATACGACTCCTGGCATGCGCTGGCCTGGGCCGGCGCATTCATCGTCACGCTGTTCGTCCTGCTCCTGAGCGTCGGAACGCGGGCGCTCCTGCTGCGCAATCGGATCGAGGGGCGTTCGTGA
- a CDS encoding phosphate ABC transporter, periplasmic phosphate-binding protein PstS gives MNRSLLARFATAAACGLLLAHAASAAEITGAGSTFVYPLLSKWSADYNAATGTKINYQSIGSGGGIAQIKAGTVDFGATDMPLAPKVLAQHGLAQFPVVIGGVVPVVNIEGVKPGQVKLDGPTLAKIYLGEITHWNDPAIAALNPGLNLGDGEISVVHRSDGSGTTFNFVDYLSKVSPAWKSKVGEGTSVAWPAGVGGKGNEGVAAYVKQLKGSIGYVELAYALETRMSYTLMKNQAGKYVAPSLESFSAAAAKAHWPMDKDFDMVITDAPGATSWPIAASTFVLVYKHPRDPARSKAAMTFFRWALEHGQGQAKKLVYVALPPSLVKNIEKYWAAQIH, from the coding sequence ATGAATCGATCTTTGCTCGCCCGCTTCGCGACGGCGGCTGCCTGCGGCCTGTTGCTGGCCCACGCAGCGTCGGCAGCCGAAATCACCGGCGCCGGTTCGACCTTCGTCTATCCGCTGCTCTCCAAGTGGTCCGCCGACTACAATGCGGCGACCGGGACCAAGATCAACTACCAGTCCATCGGATCCGGTGGCGGCATCGCCCAGATCAAGGCGGGAACGGTGGACTTCGGCGCCACCGACATGCCGCTGGCTCCCAAGGTGCTGGCGCAGCACGGCCTGGCGCAATTCCCGGTGGTGATCGGCGGCGTCGTGCCGGTGGTCAACATCGAGGGCGTCAAGCCCGGCCAGGTCAAGCTGGACGGCCCGACGCTGGCCAAGATCTATCTGGGCGAAATCACCCACTGGAACGATCCGGCGATCGCCGCGCTCAACCCCGGCCTGAACCTGGGCGACGGAGAGATCTCCGTCGTGCATCGTTCCGACGGTTCGGGAACGACCTTCAACTTCGTCGACTACCTGAGCAAGGTCAGCCCCGCCTGGAAGAGCAAGGTCGGCGAAGGCACCTCCGTGGCCTGGCCGGCCGGCGTCGGCGGCAAGGGCAACGAGGGCGTCGCGGCGTACGTCAAGCAGCTCAAGGGTTCGATCGGCTACGTCGAACTGGCCTACGCGCTCGAAACCCGGATGTCCTACACCCTGATGAAGAACCAGGCCGGCAAGTACGTCGCCCCCAGCCTGGAGAGCTTCTCGGCCGCCGCGGCCAAGGCCCATTGGCCGATGGACAAGGACTTCGACATGGTGATCACCGACGCGCCGGGCGCCACGTCCTGGCCGATCGCCGCCAGCACCTTCGTGCTGGTCTACAAGCACCCGCGGGATCCGGCGCGCTCGAAGGCCGCGATGACCTTCTTCCGCTGGGCGCTGGAGCACGGCCAAGGCCAGGCGAAGAAGCTGGTCTACGTCGCGCTGCCGCCGTCGCTGGTCAAAAATATCGAAAAGTACTGGGCCGCGCAGATCCACTAA
- a CDS encoding phosphate ABC transporter ATP-binding protein: protein MDGTGDPVMVQAERIKISVRNLDFYYRGFHALKNISLDIPEHKVTAIIGPSGCGKSTLLRIFNRIYSAYAGLEAKGTILLDGENILDPGYSLNHLRSRVGMVFQKAVPFPLSIYENVAYGLRHHYRLPRFELQERVEQALRDAALWDEVKDKLHSSAMSLSGGQQQRLCIARAVALRPQVLLLDEPTSALDPIATGRIEQLLADLQGDYTIVIVTHNMQQAARVSAYTAYMFLGELIEFGPTADLFTKPTKRQTEDYITGRFG from the coding sequence ATGGACGGCACAGGCGATCCCGTCATGGTGCAAGCCGAGCGCATCAAGATTTCGGTGCGCAACCTCGACTTCTACTACCGCGGCTTTCACGCGCTCAAGAACATCTCGCTCGACATTCCCGAACACAAGGTCACGGCGATCATCGGACCTTCGGGCTGCGGTAAGTCGACCCTGCTGCGGATCTTCAACCGGATCTATTCCGCCTACGCCGGACTGGAAGCCAAGGGCACGATCCTGCTCGACGGCGAGAACATCCTCGACCCGGGCTATTCGCTCAACCACCTGCGTTCGCGCGTCGGCATGGTGTTCCAGAAGGCCGTTCCGTTCCCGCTTTCGATCTATGAAAACGTCGCCTACGGCCTGCGGCACCATTACCGCCTGCCGCGCTTCGAACTCCAAGAACGGGTGGAGCAGGCGCTGCGCGACGCCGCACTCTGGGATGAGGTCAAGGACAAGCTGCATAGCAGCGCGATGAGCCTGTCGGGCGGCCAGCAGCAGCGGCTGTGCATCGCCCGCGCGGTGGCCCTGCGACCGCAGGTGCTGCTACTCGACGAGCCCACCTCGGCGCTCGACCCGATCGCCACCGGACGGATCGAACAGCTGCTCGCCGACCTGCAAGGCGATTACACCATCGTGATCGTCACGCACAACATGCAGCAGGCGGCGCGGGTGTCGGCGTATACCGCGTACATGTTCCTGGGTGAGTTGATCGAGTTCGGGCCGACCGCGGACCTTTTCACGAAGCCCACGAAGCGGCAGACCGAGGATTACATCACCGGGCGGTTCGGCTAG
- a CDS encoding exodeoxyribonuclease III codes for MRIATWNVNSLKVRLPQLLSWLQAQPVDVVCLQETKLTDENFPVAALDAAGYHSLFAGQKTYNGVAILLRKETLGDDAEDIVTALPGLDDPQKRLIAVTTQEIRVVCAYFPNGQSVGSDKYDYKMQWIAALTQWLRSELAGHPRLALAGDFNIAPEARDVHDPALWEGQVLFSEPERAAFRGLLELGLRDAFRLFEQPDRSYTWWDYRNLAFRRKMGLRIDHILLSAALAAECTACTIDAAPRRNEQPSDHAPVIATIGQV; via the coding sequence ATGCGCATCGCCACCTGGAACGTCAACTCGCTCAAAGTCCGTCTTCCGCAGCTCCTCTCCTGGCTGCAGGCGCAGCCGGTCGACGTCGTCTGCCTGCAGGAAACCAAGCTCACCGACGAGAATTTTCCGGTGGCCGCGCTGGACGCGGCGGGATACCACAGCCTGTTCGCCGGACAGAAGACCTACAACGGCGTCGCCATCCTGCTGCGCAAGGAAACCCTGGGCGACGACGCCGAGGACATCGTGACGGCCCTGCCGGGGCTGGACGACCCGCAAAAGCGCCTGATCGCCGTCACCACGCAGGAGATTCGCGTAGTCTGCGCGTACTTCCCGAACGGACAGAGCGTCGGCAGCGACAAGTACGACTACAAGATGCAATGGATCGCCGCGCTCACGCAGTGGCTGCGCAGCGAACTGGCAGGTCACCCGCGGCTCGCGCTCGCCGGCGACTTCAACATCGCCCCCGAGGCGCGCGACGTGCATGATCCCGCGCTATGGGAAGGTCAGGTGCTGTTTTCCGAACCCGAGCGCGCCGCCTTCCGCGGCCTGCTGGAACTCGGCCTGCGCGACGCATTCCGGCTCTTCGAGCAGCCCGATCGCTCGTATACGTGGTGGGACTATCGCAACCTTGCGTTCCGCCGCAAGATGGGGCTGCGCATCGACCACATCCTGTTGAGCGCGGCGCTCGCGGCGGAATGCACCGCTTGCACCATCGATGCCGCGCCGCGCCGCAACGAACAGCCCAGCGACCACGCGCCGGTCATCGCGACGATCGGGCAAGTCTGA
- a CDS encoding phosphate ABC transporter, permease protein PstC, whose protein sequence is MKLSTVPLSAPAVPDDAPRLSRARAETRQDHAFHGILFGAAVSVLLVLGAAAGSMLLGGRLAFHTFGWKFLISRDWDAVNRQFGAFVPIYGTLVTSIIAMLVAVPVSFGIALFLTEIAPRWLRGPVGAAIELLAGIPSIIYGMWGLFSFVPFMSTYILPWVNDHLGGIPGIGMLFRGPPLGIGMLTAGIVLGVMVVPFISSVMRDVFLAVPHALKESAYALGSTTWEVVWKVVLPYTRSAVVGGIFLGLGRALGETMAVTFVLGNEHALHLSLLMPGNSIAATLANEFTEADSDIYLSSLIALGFLLFVVTFIVLAIARFMLYRLGRREGR, encoded by the coding sequence ATGAAACTTTCGACCGTGCCGTTATCCGCCCCGGCGGTTCCGGACGACGCGCCTCGTCTCTCTCGCGCGCGCGCCGAAACGCGCCAAGACCACGCCTTTCACGGCATTCTCTTCGGCGCGGCCGTGTCCGTGCTGCTGGTCCTCGGCGCCGCAGCGGGCTCGATGCTATTGGGCGGCCGGCTCGCCTTCCACACCTTCGGGTGGAAATTCCTCATCAGCCGAGACTGGGATGCGGTCAACCGCCAGTTCGGCGCCTTCGTGCCGATCTACGGCACCCTCGTCACCTCCATCATCGCGATGCTGGTCGCCGTGCCGGTCAGCTTCGGGATTGCGCTGTTCCTCACCGAAATCGCGCCGCGCTGGCTGCGCGGACCGGTGGGCGCGGCGATCGAACTGCTCGCCGGCATTCCTTCCATCATCTACGGGATGTGGGGGCTGTTCTCGTTCGTCCCGTTCATGTCGACCTACATCCTTCCCTGGGTCAACGACCATCTGGGCGGCATTCCCGGAATCGGGATGCTGTTCCGCGGCCCGCCGCTGGGCATCGGCATGCTCACCGCGGGCATCGTGCTGGGGGTGATGGTGGTGCCGTTCATTTCGTCGGTGATGCGCGACGTCTTTCTCGCCGTGCCCCACGCGCTGAAGGAATCGGCGTACGCGCTGGGCTCGACGACCTGGGAAGTGGTATGGAAGGTGGTGCTCCCCTACACCCGCTCGGCGGTGGTCGGGGGCATTTTCCTGGGTCTGGGCCGCGCGCTCGGCGAGACCATGGCGGTCACCTTCGTCCTCGGCAACGAGCATGCGCTGCATCTGTCGCTGCTGATGCCCGGCAACTCGATCGCCGCAACACTCGCCAACGAATTCACCGAGGCCGATTCCGACATCTACCTGTCGTCGCTCATCGCGCTGGGCTTCCTCCTGTTCGTCGTGACGTTCATCGTGCTGGCGATCGCACGGTTCATGCTGTACCGCCTCGGCCGGAGAGAGGGTCGCTGA
- a CDS encoding uncharacterized protein (Precursor) yields MVPVLFALGFGAAAHAGQIAMGFMSYDEGTSAPTIATFDIQNLTGSNSFPPDAPVSTSVSFNNLSLTVHFLDGTSTSFGQSDFTLGLDGLSYNGPGVVFGSGNDAVSALLTGTFSTTSLTLADGTTPTILDTFSAAITDPTGGTLQNLDSAVIYATTTGGGTSVPEPRTLGLFMVSLLMAGLALARGRYRHGLLAAAFVLLGVASTSAEAASTTVQIATATLPSTGLTGVSQVNLSFRGMPAGATPAGMQMYLASGSCMAPGGATTAPNLIKMVFGGIGEVNFTIPAGLAAGTYYVSFSGTTTGGVSYVSNGCAILAVTTTNSTVAACVPTSSLAVAMGTTVTAYVPNGNWGSYATGVRAVPIEGGGSPVAIATPKAVNSCASNPANGETVCTANTPDVYLIKGDSLVGTLTSSANGYASFTGGSCQNCGVAINALTNTAYIAGGFSAASSGTGVQPLNLVNNIFGAPFLMTHQVSEDIAIDGTRNVLLSPGEDGSYTLLTLNSAGGIVSEFGNNAPAYYDLDSAAEDCTTGIALAAEEFSSNVYIVDLSQAAYTPALPAGTWTAPGNTVNVGAGGYFSAGTSGISVAPGTGHLGIVTGEFGGNTATVFQLPSTAGTGTPGLVDFAYFTLPSTPDGTYFSAGNDPHTTTAYTSPNNGKAYGVIADWATGAPAYLAIIDLKALLAAPRSSANFVDPSYDLVANGVIRYVPTN; encoded by the coding sequence GTGGTTCCGGTGCTGTTCGCGTTGGGCTTCGGCGCGGCGGCGCATGCGGGCCAGATCGCGATGGGGTTTATGAGTTACGACGAGGGCACGTCGGCGCCGACCATCGCAACCTTCGACATTCAGAATCTCACCGGGAGCAACAGCTTTCCTCCTGACGCCCCGGTCTCGACGTCGGTAAGCTTCAATAATCTGAGCCTCACCGTGCATTTTCTCGACGGGACTTCGACATCGTTTGGCCAAAGCGATTTCACGCTGGGCTTGGATGGCCTTTCGTACAATGGCCCGGGGGTCGTGTTCGGGTCCGGGAACGATGCGGTTTCCGCGCTGTTGACCGGTACCTTCTCGACGACGTCGCTGACGCTGGCAGATGGTACGACGCCGACGATTCTCGATACCTTCAGCGCGGCGATTACGGATCCCACCGGGGGCACGCTGCAGAACCTGGATAGCGCGGTGATCTATGCAACGACGACCGGCGGCGGCACGAGCGTTCCGGAACCGCGAACGCTCGGCCTGTTCATGGTCAGCCTGCTGATGGCGGGACTGGCGCTCGCACGCGGCCGCTATCGGCATGGGCTGCTTGCCGCGGCATTCGTGCTGCTGGGGGTCGCGAGCACCTCGGCCGAGGCTGCGTCCACCACGGTGCAGATCGCGACGGCGACTTTGCCCTCGACGGGGCTGACCGGCGTGAGTCAGGTGAACCTCAGCTTCCGAGGTATGCCCGCCGGCGCAACGCCAGCCGGGATGCAGATGTATCTCGCGTCCGGCTCGTGCATGGCGCCGGGGGGAGCGACAACCGCACCGAATCTGATCAAGATGGTCTTCGGGGGTATCGGGGAGGTGAACTTCACGATTCCGGCCGGGCTGGCTGCCGGAACCTATTATGTGTCGTTCTCGGGTACCACCACCGGCGGTGTTTCCTACGTGAGCAACGGTTGCGCAATTCTGGCGGTGACCACGACGAACAGCACGGTGGCGGCCTGTGTGCCCACGAGTTCACTCGCGGTGGCGATGGGCACCACGGTCACGGCGTACGTCCCCAATGGAAATTGGGGAAGTTACGCGACGGGAGTTCGGGCGGTGCCGATCGAGGGGGGCGGCTCGCCGGTGGCAATCGCCACACCCAAGGCGGTCAACTCTTGTGCGAGCAATCCGGCGAACGGCGAGACGGTGTGCACGGCGAATACGCCGGATGTTTACCTTATCAAGGGGGACAGCCTGGTCGGTACCCTCACCAGCAGCGCCAATGGCTACGCCAGCTTTACGGGCGGCAGTTGCCAGAATTGCGGGGTGGCAATCAACGCCCTGACCAATACCGCCTACATCGCCGGCGGATTTTCCGCTGCCAGCAGTGGAACCGGTGTGCAACCGTTGAATCTGGTGAACAATATCTTCGGCGCGCCGTTTCTGATGACCCATCAGGTTTCCGAGGATATCGCCATCGACGGCACGCGCAACGTCTTGCTGAGCCCCGGCGAAGACGGCAGCTACACCCTGCTGACCTTGAATTCGGCGGGCGGGATCGTCTCCGAATTCGGGAACAACGCACCGGCGTACTACGATCTTGATTCGGCGGCGGAGGACTGCACGACCGGAATCGCCCTCGCGGCGGAGGAATTCAGCAGCAACGTGTACATCGTCGACCTGAGCCAGGCGGCGTACACGCCGGCGCTGCCGGCGGGGACTTGGACTGCGCCCGGCAACACGGTCAACGTCGGCGCCGGCGGCTATTTTAGTGCCGGTACAAGCGGGATCAGTGTGGCACCGGGAACCGGGCACCTCGGGATCGTCACCGGAGAGTTCGGCGGCAACACGGCGACGGTGTTCCAGTTGCCGTCTACTGCCGGTACGGGGACCCCCGGTCTGGTGGACTTTGCCTACTTCACCCTGCCCAGTACGCCGGACGGAACGTATTTTTCCGCCGGAAACGACCCGCACACGACGACTGCCTATACCAGCCCCAATAATGGCAAGGCGTACGGCGTGATCGCGGATTGGGCCACGGGCGCGCCCGCGTACCTCGCGATCATCGACCTCAAGGCGCTGTTGGCCGCACCGCGATCTTCGGCGAACTTCGTCGATCCGAGCTATGACCTCGTCGCGAACGGCGTGATCCGGTACGTTCCGACCAACTGA
- a CDS encoding R27-2 protein, producing the protein MDRAVAAPLDSVYECIDADGNRSYQNVPDSPSCRRLDGLVASVPTPERSGARRAHRRRPYVMETNFPRISPATQRARDLGRHRLLEDELHAEEGRLARLQAEYGRMQSLAATGGAPGGSGDRAQQISDDIERARENITSLHQELLAGNRY; encoded by the coding sequence GTGGACCGTGCCGTGGCGGCGCCGCTCGACAGCGTCTACGAGTGCATCGATGCGGATGGGAACCGGAGCTATCAGAATGTTCCGGATTCCCCGTCCTGCCGTCGCCTGGACGGGTTGGTGGCCAGCGTTCCCACGCCGGAGCGATCCGGCGCGCGACGCGCGCATCGGCGCCGGCCGTATGTGATGGAGACGAATTTCCCGCGGATCAGTCCTGCGACGCAGCGGGCGCGCGACCTCGGCCGCCATCGCCTGCTGGAGGACGAACTGCACGCCGAAGAGGGCCGGCTCGCGCGCTTGCAGGCGGAGTACGGTCGGATGCAGTCGCTGGCGGCAACGGGCGGCGCACCCGGCGGCTCCGGCGATCGGGCGCAGCAGATATCCGACGACATCGAACGCGCGCGCGAGAACATCACCTCCCTCCATCAGGAATTGCTGGCAGGAAACCGGTACTGA
- a CDS encoding nitrogen regulation protein NR — MNTDEEAGRSAPADKSGVAVWVADDDRSIRWVLEKALERAGLPARMFASAAEVLEALATDQPRVLVSDIRMPGTSGIDLLQEVKRRAPGLPVIIMTAYSDLESAVSAFQGGAFEYLTKPFDVDKAIALVRRALDEGAPQRAPAEESVALPEILGQAPAMQEVFRAIGRLSQSSATVLLTGESGSGKEVVARALHRHSTRASGPFIALNTAAIPRDLLESELFGHERGAFTGAQATRRGRFEQAEGGTLFLDEIGDMPADLQTRLLRVLSDGFFYRVGGQQPIKADARVIAATHQDLEGLVRAGRFREDLFHRLNVIRLRLPPLRERREDIALLARHFLARSAKELGVEPKRLTDEALQFLSQLPLPGNVRQLENLCHWLTVLAPAQSIRVEDLPAELRAGTIATAGIPVAAADATPGRNAIGAEGLSASVASVVPDGGAARLAPGDWRLILRAEVRKRLEAGESSLMDELARDFETVVIGTVLDALHGRRIDAAARLGLGRNTITRKIRELKLEHTD, encoded by the coding sequence ATGAACACGGACGAAGAGGCAGGGCGGTCCGCCCCGGCGGACAAGTCGGGGGTGGCCGTCTGGGTGGCGGACGACGACCGGTCGATCCGATGGGTGCTTGAAAAGGCGCTGGAGCGGGCCGGCTTGCCGGCGCGGATGTTCGCCAGCGCCGCCGAAGTGCTCGAGGCACTGGCGACCGACCAGCCACGGGTGCTCGTGTCGGATATCCGCATGCCGGGGACGAGCGGGATCGACCTGTTGCAGGAGGTGAAACGGCGGGCTCCCGGACTGCCGGTGATCATCATGACGGCGTACTCGGACCTGGAGAGCGCGGTATCGGCGTTCCAGGGCGGGGCCTTCGAGTACCTGACCAAGCCGTTCGATGTCGACAAGGCGATCGCCCTCGTCCGCCGGGCGCTGGATGAAGGGGCGCCGCAGCGTGCGCCGGCCGAGGAATCGGTCGCGCTGCCGGAAATCCTCGGGCAGGCGCCGGCCATGCAGGAGGTGTTCCGTGCCATCGGCCGCCTGTCCCAGTCGAGTGCGACGGTGTTGCTGACCGGGGAGTCGGGAAGCGGCAAGGAGGTCGTCGCGCGCGCGCTGCACCGCCATAGTACCCGGGCATCCGGACCGTTCATCGCGCTCAACACCGCCGCGATCCCGCGCGACCTGCTGGAATCGGAATTGTTCGGGCATGAGCGGGGGGCATTCACCGGAGCCCAGGCCACGCGTCGCGGCCGGTTCGAGCAGGCCGAAGGCGGCACGCTGTTTCTCGATGAGATCGGCGACATGCCGGCGGATCTCCAGACGCGCCTGTTGCGGGTGCTGTCCGACGGGTTCTTCTACCGGGTGGGCGGGCAGCAGCCCATCAAGGCCGATGCGCGGGTGATCGCGGCGACGCACCAGGACCTCGAAGGGTTGGTCCGGGCCGGGCGATTCCGGGAAGACCTCTTTCACCGCCTGAACGTCATCCGGCTGCGCCTGCCGCCGCTGCGCGAACGCCGCGAGGACATTGCGCTGCTGGCGCGGCATTTCCTCGCCCGCAGCGCCAAGGAACTGGGCGTCGAACCGAAACGGCTCACGGATGAGGCCCTGCAGTTCCTTTCGCAGCTGCCGTTGCCGGGGAATGTCCGCCAGCTCGAGAACCTGTGCCACTGGCTCACGGTGCTGGCGCCGGCGCAATCGATCCGCGTCGAGGATCTGCCCGCCGAGTTGCGAGCGGGGACGATCGCCACGGCGGGGATTCCCGTCGCGGCGGCGGACGCGACGCCGGGCCGGAACGCGATCGGTGCCGAAGGCCTTTCGGCATCCGTCGCATCGGTCGTGCCCGATGGCGGCGCAGCGCGGCTTGCCCCGGGGGATTGGCGCCTGATCTTGCGGGCCGAGGTGCGCAAGCGCCTGGAAGCCGGGGAGTCGTCCCTGATGGACGAACTGGCCCGCGACTTCGAGACCGTGGTCATCGGCACCGTGCTTGATGCGCTGCACGGGCGGCGCATCGACGCGGCAGCCCGCCTCGGACTCGGGCGGAACACCATCACCCGCAAGATCCGCGAGTTGAAGCTCGAGCACACCGACTGA